Proteins co-encoded in one Dehalogenimonas sp. WBC-2 genomic window:
- a CDS encoding hypothetical protein (Sll1318 domain protein) — MPKNIKIAEVIETSSTGFTAQCYDLNAAPPLGALVKTSVDGTTLYAVVAHVSTSSLEPGRKPVARGRDEETEDAIFKANPQLEKLMRCEVQAVIVGHLIDGDIRYYLSPRPARLHGFVYNCGDEEVISFGRKMGFVTLLLSAQGAVCPEEITAAAIRRMSASYQGEERRQFLVGAGKALAQLLSADYNRLKTILERLSA, encoded by the coding sequence TTGCCTAAAAACATAAAAATCGCCGAGGTCATTGAGACCTCCAGCACCGGCTTCACCGCCCAGTGCTATGACCTGAACGCCGCCCCGCCGCTGGGCGCACTGGTCAAAACGTCCGTCGACGGCACAACCCTCTATGCCGTTGTCGCCCATGTTTCCACCTCGTCGCTGGAACCGGGCCGCAAACCGGTCGCCCGGGGCAGGGATGAGGAAACCGAGGACGCTATTTTCAAAGCCAACCCTCAGCTTGAAAAACTGATGCGCTGTGAGGTTCAGGCGGTCATCGTCGGCCATCTGATTGATGGCGATATACGCTACTATCTGTCTCCCCGCCCCGCCCGCCTCCACGGCTTTGTTTACAACTGCGGCGATGAGGAAGTCATCTCCTTCGGCCGGAAGATGGGTTTCGTTACCCTGTTGCTCTCGGCTCAAGGTGCCGTTTGCCCTGAGGAGATCACCGCCGCCGCCATCCGCCGCATGAGCGCTTCCTATCAAGGCGAGGAACGGCGGCAATTCCTGGTAGGGGCGGGCAAGGCGCTGGCGCAACTATTGTCTGCCGATTACAATCGCCTGAAAACTATTCTGGAAAGGCTTTCGGCATGA
- a CDS encoding DNA helicase (bipolar): protein MNMEHKLGIVTAGSLNKGIEVKLDGAASIEDMAVGRYVTIEGRKRKFFGMITDVSLGVTDLNLTVSPPSGDDFISEVLSGTSAYGSLHVAPYLTIGGGEAVTEGPQPVKTIPSHFSTVMEASENDIETVFGKEDKDKFWIGNPLDMEVKLCLNLPEFAKRSNGIFGKSGTGKTFLTRMLLIGLLQKSAAVNLVFDMHSEYGWAGTSEKKRQVKALKQLFPSQVAVFTLDEENSKRRGVSTDYVVKIGFEEIEPEDISLLRQTLNLTDAAVEAVYQLRRHFGRGWFVESMKIDDADTLAALSIHESTFQNLKRGMNTIQRLPFIAANAPGEVVDRILGYLEAGKHVVLEFGRYTDITAYILVANMLTRRIYATYRDRTEKAIASDTGYPKPLVITIEEAHKFLNPGVASQTIFGTIAREMRKYSVTLLIIDQRPSGIDEEIMSQLGTKITCLLDSERDIDAVLSGVSGKNELKNVLAKLAARQQALIFGHAVPMPVAFVPREYGQNYADWGTSPKAEKETEDLWA from the coding sequence ATGAACATGGAACATAAACTGGGTATCGTCACCGCCGGTTCGCTTAATAAAGGCATAGAAGTCAAGCTCGACGGCGCGGCCTCAATAGAAGACATGGCCGTCGGCCGCTACGTCACCATCGAAGGCCGCAAACGCAAGTTCTTCGGCATGATCACCGATGTTTCCCTCGGCGTCACCGACCTCAACCTGACCGTTTCGCCGCCGTCCGGCGATGATTTCATCTCTGAAGTCCTTTCCGGCACCTCGGCCTACGGCTCGCTGCATGTCGCCCCGTATCTCACCATCGGCGGCGGCGAGGCCGTCACTGAAGGCCCGCAGCCGGTGAAGACCATCCCCAGTCATTTTTCAACGGTCATGGAAGCCTCGGAAAACGATATCGAAACCGTCTTCGGTAAAGAAGACAAGGACAAGTTCTGGATCGGCAACCCGCTGGATATGGAGGTCAAACTGTGCCTCAATCTGCCGGAATTCGCCAAGCGCAGTAACGGCATCTTCGGCAAGAGCGGCACCGGCAAGACCTTCCTCACCCGGATGCTACTCATCGGCCTGCTGCAGAAGTCTGCCGCCGTGAATCTTGTTTTTGATATGCATTCGGAATACGGCTGGGCTGGCACATCTGAGAAAAAGCGCCAGGTTAAGGCCTTGAAGCAGCTTTTCCCGTCGCAGGTGGCGGTGTTCACCCTTGACGAGGAAAATTCCAAACGCCGCGGCGTCTCCACCGATTACGTCGTCAAGATCGGTTTTGAAGAGATCGAACCGGAAGATATTTCACTCCTGCGCCAGACCCTGAACCTGACCGATGCCGCCGTAGAGGCCGTTTATCAATTGCGCCGTCACTTCGGGCGGGGCTGGTTTGTAGAGTCAATGAAGATAGACGACGCCGATACTTTGGCCGCCCTCTCCATCCATGAAAGCACTTTCCAGAATCTAAAACGCGGTATGAACACCATCCAGCGTCTGCCTTTCATCGCCGCCAACGCCCCGGGAGAAGTCGTCGACCGCATCCTGGGTTATCTGGAAGCGGGTAAACACGTGGTGCTTGAATTCGGCCGCTATACCGACATCACCGCCTACATCCTTGTTGCCAATATGCTCACCCGCCGTATCTACGCCACCTACCGCGACCGGACTGAAAAAGCCATCGCTTCCGATACCGGCTATCCCAAGCCCCTGGTCATCACCATCGAGGAAGCCCACAAGTTCCTGAATCCCGGCGTCGCTTCGCAGACCATCTTCGGCACTATCGCCCGGGAGATGCGCAAATACTCCGTCACCCTGCTTATCATCGATCAGCGGCCTTCTGGCATTGACGAGGAGATCATGTCTCAGCTGGGCACCAAGATCACCTGCCTGCTAGATTCCGAACGTGACATAGATGCCGTCCTGTCCGGCGTCTCCGGCAAGAACGAGCTTAAGAATGTCCTGGCCAAGCTGGCAGCCCGGCAGCAAGCTCTCATCTTCGGCCACGCCGTGCCTATGCCCGTCGCCTTCGTGCCGCGGGAATACGGTCAGAATTATGCCGATTGGGGAACCTCCCCAAAGGCCGAAAAGGAAACTGAAGACCTGTGGGCTTAA